Proteins encoded together in one Planctopirus ephydatiae window:
- a CDS encoding DEAD/DEAH box helicase, with protein sequence MENQTVRFEDLGLSETTLAAVKKMGFEAPSPIQAAFVPLALSGKDVIGQARTGSGKTAAFVLPILERVDAEKGYPQALVLTPTRELSQQIAEEASRLSLKHPLRSVCCVGGRNIRPQITDLKKGAQLVIGTPGRVIDLMQRGEFDTSRLKMVVLDEADRMLDIGFRPDIERILRKCPTERQTLLLSATLPAPVARLAQKYMNDPERVDVSHIGANSQNSITQFYVPVDQDRKFRTLIRVLSQEKPQQVLVFTRTKRGAEEVYRKFSGRLPRIGFIHGDLSQNLREGVLSRFRDGRLRLLIATDVMGRGIDISGISHIVNYDVPMDCDDYVHRIGRTGRLSSTEKIGSAITFVTREEGDQLTNIEIRVNKELARYEIRDFETQRPRRPARHVNDPA encoded by the coding sequence ATGGAGAATCAGACAGTTCGTTTTGAAGATTTGGGCCTGAGTGAGACAACTCTGGCAGCCGTTAAGAAAATGGGGTTTGAAGCCCCCAGTCCGATTCAAGCTGCATTTGTCCCGCTGGCATTATCAGGTAAAGATGTCATCGGTCAGGCGCGTACCGGGTCTGGGAAAACAGCTGCTTTTGTGTTGCCGATTCTTGAACGAGTCGACGCCGAGAAAGGTTATCCTCAGGCGCTCGTACTGACTCCCACTCGGGAATTGAGTCAGCAGATTGCCGAAGAGGCAAGCCGCCTTTCACTGAAGCATCCTTTGAGATCTGTTTGTTGCGTGGGTGGCCGAAATATCCGCCCGCAGATTACCGATCTGAAGAAAGGGGCTCAGCTCGTTATCGGAACTCCCGGGCGCGTCATCGATCTGATGCAACGCGGTGAGTTTGATACTTCCCGGTTGAAGATGGTGGTGTTAGACGAAGCTGATCGGATGCTCGACATTGGTTTTCGGCCCGATATCGAGCGAATTCTGAGAAAATGCCCGACAGAAAGGCAGACGCTGTTGCTCTCTGCCACGTTGCCAGCACCTGTGGCGCGGCTGGCTCAGAAGTATATGAACGATCCCGAACGAGTCGATGTTTCTCACATCGGGGCGAATTCTCAGAATTCGATTACTCAGTTTTATGTGCCCGTGGATCAGGATCGCAAGTTTCGCACTTTGATTCGTGTGCTTTCACAAGAAAAGCCACAGCAAGTGCTGGTATTCACAAGAACCAAACGTGGTGCGGAAGAGGTTTACCGCAAGTTCAGTGGTCGTTTGCCGAGAATTGGCTTCATCCACGGTGATTTGTCGCAGAATCTGAGAGAAGGTGTGCTTTCCCGCTTCCGTGATGGTCGTTTGAGGCTGTTGATTGCAACCGATGTCATGGGACGCGGCATTGATATCAGTGGTATTTCACATATTGTGAATTACGACGTCCCCATGGACTGCGATGACTATGTGCATCGGATTGGTCGAACAGGCCGCTTGTCATCGACGGAAAAAATTGGTTCGGCGATCACTTTTGTGACGCGTGAGGAAGGTGACCAGTTGACCAACATTGAAATCCGAGTCAACAAGGAACTGGCACGGTACGAGATTCGAGATTTCGAAACTCAGCGGCCGCGCCGCCCTGCCCGGCATGTGAATGACCCGGCTTGA
- a CDS encoding segregation and condensation protein A codes for MPDYRVQLDTFSGPLDLLLYLVRRNEIDLLDLPISQITNQFLTFLQVLELIDLDTVGEFVVMASSLIEIKSRLVLPRAEDQAHEAQSAMGEDPRAELVEQLLEYKRYRDAGQALQKQADDWHNHFPRMTSEKPKSSRDIANDSFKEVELWDLVSALTRVMQKKIVVETAAIRYDDTPISVYVERIGAHVRKTGRASFSEFFEGANERSKIVGIFLAVLELLRHHQFHAEQPEPHGEIYLMPPDNPEHVSSVDPAEAP; via the coding sequence ATGCCCGACTATCGCGTTCAACTCGACACCTTCAGCGGTCCTCTGGACTTGCTGCTCTATCTGGTGCGCCGCAACGAAATCGATCTGCTCGATTTGCCTATCTCGCAGATTACGAATCAGTTTCTCACATTTCTGCAGGTCCTCGAGCTGATCGATCTGGATACTGTGGGAGAATTTGTCGTCATGGCAAGTTCTCTGATCGAGATCAAAAGCCGCCTCGTTCTCCCTCGGGCTGAGGATCAGGCCCATGAAGCTCAATCAGCCATGGGGGAAGATCCCCGGGCAGAACTCGTGGAGCAGTTACTCGAATACAAGCGATATCGAGATGCAGGACAAGCCCTGCAGAAACAGGCCGACGACTGGCACAATCATTTCCCGAGAATGACCAGTGAAAAGCCCAAATCGAGCCGGGATATCGCCAACGACTCTTTCAAAGAAGTCGAACTCTGGGATCTGGTGAGTGCCCTGACTCGAGTCATGCAGAAGAAGATCGTCGTCGAAACAGCTGCTATTCGTTACGACGACACTCCCATTTCTGTCTATGTCGAACGAATTGGAGCACATGTCCGCAAGACCGGTCGGGCATCGTTCAGCGAATTCTTCGAAGGTGCCAACGAGCGCAGCAAAATCGTGGGCATCTTTCTGGCTGTCCTTGAACTTCTCAGGCATCACCAGTTTCATGCCGAGCAACCGGAACCTCATGGCGAGATTTATCTCATGCCGCCTGACAATCCGGAGCATGTCTCGTCAGTCGATCCTGCTGAAGCTCCCTGA
- a CDS encoding sugar phosphate isomerase/epimerase family protein, whose translation MTSHKPYWPIGVFTSVDAGLGVHLEVAQDLKVPTVQVHAPHPHTRTREHAQAFRAKCDAAGIQVTVIFGGFDGESYADIPTTARTVGLVPLETRASRVAEMKEISDFASWVGCPAIGLHIGFVPESSSPDYSELVRVTQDLLTHAANHGQAVHLETGQESADHLLEFIEDVNRPNLGINFDPANMILYGTGNPIEALRKVARYVRSIHCKDALWAPVNERGKSWGQEVALGTGDVGMEAYLTTLWEMGYRGPLTIEREIPHDPVQQKKDLASALELLTGLRKKIANC comes from the coding sequence ATGACTTCCCACAAACCGTATTGGCCTATTGGTGTATTTACATCTGTCGATGCCGGGTTAGGTGTCCATCTGGAAGTGGCACAGGATCTCAAGGTTCCCACGGTTCAGGTGCATGCCCCTCATCCGCATACGCGAACTCGTGAACATGCTCAGGCTTTTCGAGCGAAGTGCGATGCCGCAGGTATCCAGGTAACAGTCATCTTCGGCGGCTTTGATGGAGAAAGTTACGCCGATATCCCCACCACGGCACGAACTGTCGGGCTCGTGCCTCTTGAAACGCGCGCCAGTCGCGTCGCAGAAATGAAAGAGATTTCAGACTTCGCCAGTTGGGTCGGTTGCCCGGCGATTGGATTGCATATTGGTTTCGTCCCTGAAAGTTCCAGCCCCGATTACAGCGAACTGGTTCGCGTCACCCAGGATCTGCTCACTCATGCAGCAAACCATGGCCAGGCCGTCCATCTGGAAACAGGGCAGGAATCGGCAGATCACCTGCTGGAATTCATCGAAGATGTCAACCGCCCTAATCTGGGAATCAATTTCGACCCGGCCAATATGATCCTTTACGGGACAGGCAACCCGATTGAAGCGCTTCGTAAAGTGGCCCGCTATGTCCGCAGCATTCATTGCAAAGATGCTCTCTGGGCCCCAGTCAACGAACGTGGAAAGTCATGGGGCCAGGAAGTCGCACTGGGCACTGGCGATGTCGGCATGGAAGCTTACCTCACGACACTCTGGGAGATGGGCTATCGCGGCCCACTCACCATCGAACGCGAAATTCCACACGATCCGGTTCAACAGAAGAAAGATCTCGCCAGTGCTCTGGAACTCCTGACAGGGCTGCGAAAGAAAATCGCCAACTGCTGA
- a CDS encoding DUF4870 domain-containing protein has protein sequence MSIADELFKLQQLRDNGTISNEEFELQKARLIEPKPALNLDVKQWSVLLHLSQLLNLVTGFGGIIAPIVIWMLFRDQSPEIDQHGKNIVNWWISSFIYGVVSGILCVVIIGIPMLIVLVILTILFPIIGAIKAGNGEVWKYPMTIAFIK, from the coding sequence ATGTCAATTGCCGATGAACTCTTCAAACTGCAGCAGCTTCGCGATAACGGTACGATCTCGAATGAAGAATTCGAGCTTCAAAAAGCCCGGCTGATTGAACCCAAGCCAGCACTCAATCTGGATGTGAAGCAATGGTCAGTGCTACTCCACCTTTCACAATTGTTGAATCTGGTGACTGGCTTTGGCGGAATTATTGCCCCCATTGTCATCTGGATGCTCTTCCGCGATCAGTCACCAGAAATTGACCAGCACGGCAAAAACATTGTGAACTGGTGGATTTCCAGCTTCATCTACGGAGTTGTCAGCGGCATTCTCTGTGTCGTTATCATTGGAATTCCGATGCTGATTGTGCTGGTGATCCTGACGATCCTCTTCCCCATCATCGGTGCAATAAAGGCCGGTAATGGAGAGGTCTGGAAATATCCAATGACCATCGCCTTTATCAAGTAG